CGTGCTCGCGACCTCGGGCCGGCTTTGCGTGCGTAGCGCATTGCCGGTTTCGGCCGCGAGAACCTTGGCGATTTCTTCCGCATGAGCCGTAACGCGATTGCCAAGCTCCGTCAGGAGTGCTCCGCGAGCTCGGGCTGCCATGCGCCGCCAGGCAGGAAAGGCCTTCTTCGCCGCCGCGACGGCGGCGTCGACGTCTTGCTTGTCCGCGGCGCCGACCCTGGCAATGGTGTCGCGCCGACAGGGGTTCTCGACCGCCATCGTGCGGTCCGAGATCGGCTTGACCCATTGGCCGCCGATGAGGTTGCCGGCAAGCCCGGCGCGGGGCAGCGTCAGTTCGGAGTCGTAGCGGGAAGTGGCGCGTTGCGCGGTCATGAGATCTTTCCTTGGCCTTTGAAATTATGCTGCCGGCTGACGGAGATTGACCTTGAGCAGCCGCTCATAGACCTCCGAGACACTCGTGGAATCTTTTCCGCCGAGACCTTCCGCGCGGGCGGTGTTGTAGATCTGGCGAACGAGCTGCCCGAGGTACATTGGCGAAGCCGTGAATTCGTCGAGTGCGAGCGAGATGTCCTTGTGCATCAGGTCGAGCGCGAAGAACGCGGGGCGCTCCTGAGTGAAGAGCGTCTTGCCCAGCCAATCGAGCATCTTGCTGCCGGCGAGGCCGCCGCCGAGGACCTCAAGCAGCACGTCGAGCTTCGCGCCCGACTTCACGCTTGCCGCGAGAACCTCGCCGAGCGCCACCGTGTTGATGGCGGTCAGCAGGTTGTGGCTGAGCTTCATGAGTTGCCCCGAACCCACCGGTCCGCAATGAATGATCTTGCCCGCCAGCGTCTCGAGGACGGGGCGCGTCGCGCCCAGCACGGCCTGGTCGCCCCCGATCATGATGAGAAGCTTGCCGTTCTCTGCGCCGGCGACGCCGCCGCTGACCGGAGCATCCAGATATCCGACGCCGGCTCCGTTACAGATCGCAGCGACCGCCTTGGTGGTGGCGGGATCGACCGTGCTGAAATCGACCACGATCGCGCCCTTCTTTGCCGCGGCGAGGATCCCGTCCTCGCCGGTCACTGCCGTGCGCAGGGCCGCTGGCGAGGGGAGGCTCGCGAGAATGAAATCGGCGCCGTTAGCTGCTGCTTTCGGACTCGTGGCAGCTTCGACGCCAGCCGCGGCAAGGCTGGCGACAGCCGGCGTGTTGGGATCGAAGGCCCGCACCTTGTGACCGGCTGCGGCAAGCCGCCGCGCCATATGTGAACCCATGCGGCCAACACCCAAGAAGGCGATCGTCGGCATCGATAAATCCTCGCGATATTGGCCAAAAGGCCGATGGAATGGCCGGCAATCACGAGCGCATCTTTGGCGGCGATCGCGATCACAGGCGTGATGCTGGCCGTTTTAGGTCCAGTCCGGCGGGACCCGGAAGACCAGTCCAATTGACGCGAGGCGAAAGAAATTCTTACTGTGAGGGTCTGAGGGGATTTGCGAGTTTGGCGCTCAATCTTTCACGGCTACGACTCTTTCATGAGCTTTCCGAGCTCGGCACGATTTCGGCGGTTGCACGGGCACTCGGCCAAACGCGGCCGGCCGTGTCTCAGCAGTTGGCGCTGCTTGAACGCGAAGCTGGTGCGGTGCTCTTCGAGCGTTCAGCCGGTGGGTTGCGCCTGACGACCAAAGGACAGCAGCTCCTGGACCGCGTCACTCCGCTCCTGCAACTCGCTGATCGCATCGAGGCTGAGCTGAGCGAGAGTGACGGTCCTCCCGCGGGTGAACTGCGGCTTGCCGCTTTCGGGAGCGTCGCGACCAGCATCGTTCCCAGAGCCTTCGGTTATCTGCACAAGACGCATCCTCTGATCGATGCAAGCTTCGTCGAACTCGAGCCGACTGAAGGCCTCAAGGCAACTGTCGCCAAGCAGGTCGATATTGCAATTGTCGATGATTATGTGGACGCAAATGCGTATCAGCAGGCTCTCGAATTTCACCCGCTTTATGTCGATGGCTTGAACGCCATTCTTTCGTCAGACCACCGCTTTGGAAAGGCCGACCTGACGAGCATAGAACTCAAGGATCTCTCGAACGAGAAATGGGCGATCAACCAAACGGCGGTCGCGTACCAGCTCAACTTGACTAACGCATGCCACGCCGCTGGCTTCGAGATGAAAATTGGTTGCAGCGCCCGTAATATTTCCGCCACCCTTGAGATGGTACGCACCGGGCATTTCGTGACGGTGCTGCCCGGCCTGGCGGTGCATCACTTGAAGAAAGACCCCGACTTTCTGGTTCTTCCTCTTGCGCCTGCCTTGCACCGGCACATCTTCAGCGCCGTCCCGAAAGGTACGTCCCGGCGCCCCGTCGTCGCGGCTGCGCTGGCCGCACTGGAGCGGGCGGCGATCAACTGCCGCCTCTAGATCGTTCATGGCGTAATTATTTCTAACGTGCTCCGTCAGAAGCCGTGTTCTTTCGCCGTGCCCGGCGGAGCGCTAGTCGTAGCCGAATGCCACGTTTTCTATCTTCCAACAACCAATGGAGCACGGAAATGCGATGCCTTTCGCGGCGGTTTGTCATCGGTCTGGTTGCGGCATTCAGCGGGTTCGCGCTCTCGGTCGGGACGAGCCACGCTCAGGAAAAGTCCAGGCTCGATGAAATCATGGGGCGAGGCAAGCTGATCGTCGGCGTGTCCAGCGAGTCGCCGCCGTTCGGCTTCGTCGATGAAAAGGGTGAACTGGTCGGCTTCGATATCGACGTTGCGCGGCTGATCGCCAAGGCGACCTTCGGCGATTCCAACAAGATCGAGTTCATCCGCCAGAGCGCCGCGCAGCGCTGGCCCAACGCCCAGAACGGCACGATCGACTTCGGCGCGCAAACGACCACCATTTACGCCGACCGCGCCCAGCGGGTCGCCTTTACCCGAAACTATATCGACGGCGGCATCGTCCTGATCGTCCGCAAGGACGCGCCCTTCAAGACGCTCGAGGATCTCAACAAGCCGAACGTCACGATCGCCAATCTCACTACGCCGACCCAGGAGGAGCGCGCCAAGCGCCTCTTCCCTCAGGCCAAACTCCAGACTTTTGACGGTATCGCTTCGCAATTCAACTCGGTGAAGCTCGGACGAGCTCAGGCCGCCCAGCTCGATGCTCCCGTCGCCGCCTGGTACGTCAAGAACAATCCGGACATGCGCGTGATGGAAACTCGACTGACCGATGTCGTCAACACAGGCATCTTCATGAAGCCAGGCGACTTCAGGCTCTGGCAGTACCTCGATCTCGTGGTGTCCGAAATGACCGGCGGCTACCTCTTCGCCGAATACAGCGCGATCTACGAGAAATGGTTCGGCGAGAAACCGAAGAACGCGAAGTGGTATCTCAACAATAACTGATGAGCGGGTAGGGGGCGGTGATGGATTGGTCACAGTTCGGCAGCTTCGCCGCCCGCTACCTTCCACAACTCTGGAGCGGGATGCTCGTTACCATCCTCGTCGCGACGCTCGCGGCGCCGACGGCTCTCGCGATCGGCGTTCTTCTCACAGTCCCGCGCGTCGCCGGCTGGCGGGCGCTCAGCGGTCTGGTGCGGGCCTATGTGGAGGTGATGCGGAACACGCCGCTCCTCGTCCAGATGTACCTTCTCTTCTTCGGCCTGCCGATCCTCGGCATCTTCTGGGACGAGATCACCTGCGGCGTCCTCGCCGTCGCACTTCAACACGCCGCGTTTTTGTCTGAACTCTTTCGCAGCGGCATCGGCGCCGTGGGCAACAAGCAATGGGAGGCTGGGCAAGCGATCGGTATGCGCCGATGGATGACTTTCCGCAAGATCATTCTCCCGCAAGCCGTGATCAAGGTCCTTGCACCAGTCTCGAACCAATTGATCGTCCTCGTGAAGGACACCTCTCTCGTATCGGCTATCGGTGTGCTCGACCTGACGCTATCCGGCAAGGTCATCATCGAAAGATCGGGGGCATCCTTCGAAGTCTTCATCCTCGTTGCAGCGCTCTATCTGATCCTGACGTCGGTCATTGGCGTCGGCTTCCGAGTCGGCGAAACACGTTTCGCACGGAGGCTCGGATGAGCATATCCATCCTTCTCGCCAATTTTCCCTATCTGTTGCAGGGGGCGCTCGTCACGCTATGGCTCGCCTTCATCGTCGTCACGGCAGGCACGCTTCTTGGCGCAATCGTTGGAACGATCGCGAGCAGCGGCGGACCGATCCTCCGGTCGATCATCACGACTTATGTCTTCGTGTTTCGAGGCATTCCGGTGCTGGTCGTTATGTTTCTCGGCTTCTACACATTCCCGGCGTTCGGAATTCGCCTTAGCGCCTATGCCGCGGTCACGATCTCGATGATCGTTTACGTCGGTGCCTTCGTTACGGAAGCGGTCCGTGGAGCCATCGCGGCTGTGCCGGCCGGCCAGGTCGCGGCAGCCAAAAGTCTTGGCATGCGACGGTTGACGATGCTGCGTGAGGTCATCCTGCCTCAGGCGGCCAGGCTGGCGATCGCACCGGTCCTCAACATTTCGCTGATGGCGATCAAGCAGACGTCTTACGCCTCGGTCGTTGGAGCCTGGGAGCTTTCTTTCGCGGCTCGCGAAGTCGTCGAGAGAACGCTCGCGGCTTTCCAGATATTCCTGGGCGTCATGCTGATCTACTTTCTGATTTGCTACCCGGTTTCGCTGCTCGCGAGCTACTGCGAGCGGAAAATATCCTTCGATCACTGAGGCAGCCCATGACCATCTCAGCCGAGTCTCCCGTCATCGTATCAGTGAACGGCCTTGTGAAGTCCTTCGGAGCCCATCGGGTTTTGAACGGTGTCTCGTTCGATGTCCGGCGCGGTGAAGTCGTTGTCGTTCTCGGCCCGAGCGGATCGGGCAAGTCTACCATACTGCGTTGCGTTAATTTCCTCGAAACGTTCGAGGACGGCACAATCACGGTTGATGGCGCTCCAGTCGGCTATCAGAGCGACGGCGAAGGTCGTCGTCGCATGCTCGATGAGAAGGCGGTTGCGAAGAACCGCGAGCATGTCGGCATGGTCTTTCAAAGTTTCAACTTGTTCCCGCATCGGACCGTGCTCCAGAACATCATGATGGGGCCTGTGTCGGTCCAGCAGCGAGACCGAGTCGAGGTGAAGAAGCAGGCGCAGGAGTTGCTCGATAAGGTGGGCCTTGCCGACAAGGCCGACCAATATCCCGCCCGTCTCTCCGGAGGCCAGCAGCAGCGCGTAGCAATCGCCCGCGCTCTCGCAATGCGTCCGGCTGTCATGCTCTTCGACGAGGCGACATCGGCCCTCGATCCCGAACTCGTCGGCGAAGTGCTCCGCGTCATGCGGGAATTGGCCACCGAGGGAACGACGATGATCGTTGTCACGCATGAGATGGGCTTCGCCCGCGAGGTTGCCGATCGCGTCATCTTCATGGACGGTGGCGTGATCGTCGAGCAGGGTGCGCCGAACGAGATCATGACAGATCCTCAAACCGAGAGGTTTCGGGCGTTTCTGGGGCGTCACTACAACTGAGGCCATGGCGTCACTCCTTCAAGCCGCTGGAGGCGACGCCACGCACGAAATTTCGACGCATCAGCGAGAAGAACAGCGCACTCGGAACCAGGGCCAGGGCCGCGGCGGCGCTGAGATGACCGATATCCACGGTGAAGCCGGTCTGAAACAATGCCAGCCCAACCTCAAGCGTATAGGTCTCCTTGTTGGTCATGACGACGAGAGGCCACGCGAATGCGGTCCAGGCCTGAAAGAACGCCAGCACGGCCAGCGCGCCCAATGGGCCGCGCATCAGCGGCAGTACGATCCACAGGAAGATCCAGCCCTCCGCGGCCCCATCCACCCGCGCAGCTTCCAGAAGCTCGTCGGGGATCGACGCCATCACGTATTGCCTCACCAGGAAGATGCCGAAACTCATGACGAGATAGCCGACCAGGAGCCCGGGCCAAGTGTTCAACAGTCCAGCGGATTGGACGTTGAGGTAGAGTGGGATCATGTACACTTCGAAGGGAACGACAGCCGTCGCGATGATGATGCCGAAGATGACCGTGAACCCCGGCAGATCGAACTTGCCGAGCACATAACCTGCGATCGCGGAGGTCGTGACGATGCTGACCGTCGAGAGCGTTGCGAAAATGAGCGTGTTACCGATCCAATGAAACAGCGGCGTTTCGCGCAGGACGCTGACAATGTTTTCCAGCGTCGGCTGATGTGGAACGATGGTCGGCGGCCAAGCCAGCAGCTCCGGTGGCGTCTTGAACGCGTTACTGATCAGGAACACGAGCGGCAGGAGCATCATCAGGCTGACTGCGCAAAGAATGGCGTCAATCACGAGGCCGGCAATTCGGCTTTGACCGGCGCCGCCGGCAAGATGATCGGACTCGCTCACGCGCGGCTCCGATCGCGGAAAAGTCTGAACTGCGCGCCCGTCAGAATAAGGACGATGGCGAGGAGGATGACGGCTTCGGCGGCTGCATAGCCGACCCGATAGTTTCGAAAACTGTTTTCGAGCATGTCCAGGACAAGGACGCGAACGAGGTGTCCCGGCGCACCCTGGACATCCGATGCCAGCACGAAGGCCTGCGCATAGATATTGTAGGACGAGATCAGCGTAATGACCGACACGTACAGCATGACAGGCTTCAACAGTGGCACAGCTATGTAGCGGAATGCTTGAAGCGACGATGCGCCGTCGAGCCGCGCTGCCTCGTAGAGCGCATCCGGAACGTTCTTGAGTCCGACAAGGAAGATCAGGACGGCATAGCCGATGGCCTGCCAGGAGCACAGTATGATCAGGCACAGCAAAGACAGGACGGGGTCGAACAGCCACGACTGGGCCGGGATCGCGATCAGCCCTATCAGGGCGTTGAGCGGTCCGAGCCGCGCGTCGAAGATCCATTTCCAGGCCATCGCCGCCGGTACCAGTGATACGACGTGTGGCAGGAAAACCGAGGCTTCGTAGAAGCCGCTGCGTCGCAGCCCTTGCCGACTATTGATCAGGGCAGCGAGCGCGAGCCCGACGGGAATGGTAATCATGACGACGCTGAAGGCGATGATGGTGGTGTTGAAGATCGCCTCGAGAAACAGCGGGTCGCCAGCCAACTCGATGAAGTTGGCGAATCCGACGAATGGCTTGCGCCGCGAGATGATGTTCCATTGGTAGAGGCTGAGCCGCAGCGTCTCGACGATCGGATAGACGCGGATACAACCATAGAGCCCGAGGATCGGAAGAAGCGCCAGAACTGGAAACAGCCACTTCGGCTTGGTGAGCATGAATCCTCCCGCAAGCGGCGGTCCGCGGCCGACGCCTGGATTGAGTGGGTCACCCCTGTCGGTAAAGGTCTAGCAGGCTGTTGAAGAAGTCTCTGGCGAAGCGTTTTGGATCGTGATTCCCTAGGATCAGGATTTTGCTGGGGTGGCACGATGCGGGGAAGTGACGAACGGTCTGGCTCGCTGTTCAGTTATGTTGACCTGGAGGCTCGGGTTCGCGTCGACCACCCGCTGCGGGCGATCAGGGATCTGGCAAATGCGGCGCTGGGCGATCTTTCTGGGGAGTTTGGCAAGCTCTACACGGACTTCGGTCGGCCCTCGATCGCACCGGAGAAACTGCTTCGGGCGATGCTCCTACAGGCGTTCTATGGGGTTCGCTCGGAAAGGCATCTGATGGAACGGATGGAGTTCGATCTTCTGTTCCGCTGGTTCGTCGGGCTTGGGGTGGACGATGCGGTTTGGGACCATTCAACCTTCTCGAAGAACCGCGACCGGCTGCTTGAAGGTGAGATTGCGGCCAAGTTCTTGAACGCGCTTTTGGCGCAGCCGAAGGTGAAGCGTCTTTTGTCGAGCGATCACTTCTCGGTGGACGGCACGCTCATTGAAGCCTGGGCTTCGATCAAGAGCTTCCGGAGGAAGGATGGCAGCGACAAAGATCAGGACGGTCCGGGACGCAATGCCGAGCGCAGCTTCCACAAGGAGAAGCGATCCAACGAGACCCATGAGAGCACGACCGATCCTGAGGCCAGGCTCTATAAAAAGGGCGACGGCCAGCCGGCCAAACTCTGCTATATGGGCCATGCGCTGATGGAGAACCGCAATGGTTTGGCGGTTTTAGGTGGAGTGAGCCAAGCTACTGGCACCGCCGAACGAGAGATTGCGCTTGCCATGATCGACAGGCGCGGGTGTGCGAAGCGGGTCACTCTGGGGGCGGACAAAGCCTACGACGTCACGCAGTTCGTGCATGACCTGAGAGATAGATCGGTTACTCCGCATATCGCGATCAATGGACATCTGAGTAAGACCGGCAAGCGGCGCAAGACGGCGGTCGACGCGCGTACCACGCGTCACGACGGCTATGACATCAGCCAACGCTGCCGCAAACGCATCGAAGAAGTCTTCGGCTGGATCAAGAGTTCCGCTGGCCTGGCCAAGGTCAAGCTGCGAGGCCGCGACCGGGTGGATGCCGTCTTCGTCCTGGCGCTTGCGGCCTATAATCTGATCCGGCTGCCCAAGCTTCTGGCGGCACCGGCATGAGCATCCGAGGTAGATGGCGGGTCGTCGAGACACCAGGCTACGACATGGCCGTGGCGGGCGCCTACATCCTGTTCGATGACGACGGCGGCGAGTTCGCCTTCGATTGCCTCACGGGCTGCATTCATGGAGCCTGTGACGGCGATGCCGTCCAGTTCGGCTGGCAGGGAAACGACGAAATGGAGCCAGCCAACGGTGATGGCTAGGCCGAACTGCGGGATGACGGCTCACTCGAAGGTGAAATCTGCCTCCTTAATGGCGACGACATCCCATTTATCGCGCGTCGCTCGAAGACTTCTTCAACAGCCTGCTAGAGCATGATCCGGAAAAGTGTGGAGCGGTTTTCCCTCGCGACAAGCGCGGAACGCGTTTGCGCGGAGATCATGCTCAAACAACAACCTAAAGCGCGATGACGATTCATCCTAATCTCATCGCGCTTTAGGGTTTGGCCAGCAGGTCTTCGCGGGCGAGGATCTTGTCGCTTTCCTCAGACGCAGACTTCAGGAAAGCATCGATCGCAGCGTCGTTGCCTGCCAGCGACTTGTCGGTGAATGCTTTCTCCAGCCGCGCCGCAAGCCTCGTGAGGATTTCACTCGCAGGACTGATCGCCGGAACCGTGAAGAAAGCGTAGTCGGCCGGAACGTTGACGAATGCGCCGAACTGCGGGATCTTTTTGAGGACTGCGGCGTAGTCGAGCCCCTTGCGGTTAGGCACCCAAGCCGTGTTCTCGAGCAGCCAGAGCAAATTTTCCGGCTCGCTTGCCTTTTGAACGAAATCCCAGGCGATCTGGTTTTTTGGTCCTTTGTTCGGCACGTAAAGATCGACAGGGACCATCAGCGTGCCCTTGGGCAATGGGGCCGTGGCGTACTTCAGGTTGGGCGCCTTCTTGGCGATGTCGCCAATCACCCAAGATTCCCGGATGAACATCGTCGTCTGGCCGAGTTCGAAGGCTTCCGCATCCGCCTTCATCTCGGGCGTCACCGTCCGATAAACCACGACGTTGTCGAGATACTGCTTGAGTGCGTTGCGACCGGCCTCGCTCGCGTAGGCGGCGCGCCATTTTCCGCCCTTCTCCTCCAGCAGCGTCCCACCGTGGTTATAGAGGATGGGCGGTTCCTGAATGACGCCGGCCTCGAGATACCGCGCCGCCTCGACCTCCATCTCGATGACGTCCCCGGCCGCGCCGGATGGAAGCGACAGCGCAAGCCGCTTCTCGTGCTCACGCAAGGCAATTGCCTCGACGCTGACTTCGAGATCCGGGTATTTGCTCTTCAGCTGGTCGCCGACGCGCTTGTAGAACGGGGTAAGATCAGGCCACCCGCTCCATATGGTCAGCTTCTCGGCCGACGCCGGAGAGGCAAACACCGGTACAGCGACAGCCAGAGCCAGCAATAGCGCTGCCGACATCCACGAACGACGACCGGACGTCGCTGGGCGATCTCTGTCCTCGGGAAGCGTCATGTAGCCGAACCTGCCGACGGGATTCACCATGAAGGTCTCTCTCGCATCCGGAATTGGACAAATCCTGCGAAAAAGCTCGCATGCAACCGGTTGCGTGTCAATTGTGATCAGCTGCCGCTTTCCGAGGCCACTGATTAAATCGTCAGCGACTTCTCCGCTTCACCGGAGCCGGGCCGGTGCTGGCGCGAATAACGAGATGGGAATTCAGCTTGTGGCGGATCTCTCCCGACCCGCCGCCACTCATCTGGCTGAGCAAGAGGCCGACCGCGACATCGCCTGCATCGGCGCAGCGCGCTGACACGGTGGTGAGCGATGGGTAGGTGGTTTCACCGAGGACATCATCGCAGCCGACGACACTGAACGATTGCGGCACGCTGACATCGAGCGCAGCGAGCCCTGCCAGCAGACCCTGAGCGACCAGGTCATCGAACGCGATCGCTGCGGTTACCCCGCTGGCGACGATCTGGGTGGCTGCGAGTCGGCCGGTGTCGTAGGATGGCGGGCGCGCGGGAACGGCGATCACCTTGAGCCCGCGCTTCGCCGCTTCGCGCCGGACCGCGTTGCGTCGTTGCTGGTTTGACCACGATGTCGTGGGGCCGCTGACATAGGCGATTTGGCGGTGTCCCAGCTCGGCAAGATGTGCGATCGCAGCGGCTACGCCCGGCGCTGTGTCGATCAATACCCTTGTAATACCTTCGATATCGCGATTGATGAGAACCAACGGCCGACGCGTCGCATGGCGCCGGATGTGCACTTCGTCCAAACGGGATGAGGCGAGGACAAGCCCCTCCACTTGGCCGATGAAGCGGCCGACCAGCAGCTCCTCACGAGCAGGATCCTCGTCCGAATTGCCCAGGAAAACGCACAACCCCGCTTGGTCAGCACGAAGTTGAGCAGCTCGGATGAGCGGCGGAAAGAACGGGTTCGCGACATCGGAGACGATAAGAGCGACATTGCCATGGCGCCCGGTCGAAAGTGCGCGGGCGACCTGGTTTGGCACGTAGCCCAACTTGTCGGCGACCTCCTTGACACGTCGGACGGTCTCTTCGGTCAGCATCTCAGGCCGCGAGAAGGCGCGCGATACGGTCGCACGGGAGACCCCGGAGACCTTCGCCACCTGACTTATCGTCGGCACGACCGATGGACGCCCCTCCCCACCGCTATCAGGATCGCGCTTCACCGCAGGCCGCCTCCCATCCGTGGCTTCCAACTACACATGCCTCGATAGGGTCTGGGGTGCAAGCTTGACATGCAACCGGTTGCACCACATTCTCTTCGTCGGGGGTGACGGGCAGGCCCAGCAGAACCATGGATGAGCATGACGGCTTCGGTCACTCCTGGAATCTCGACATTTAAATCGCGGGATGCAATGGGCCGGGCCGCCGCTGCGGACATCCTTGTCGCGGTCCGCGACCGGCTGACGCGGCAAAGCACCGTGCGGATGATATTTGCCGCGGCCCCGAGCCAGATGGAGTTGCTGGACGCCCTTGCAGGGGAGCGCAATATCGACTGGCGGCGCGTGACAGCCTTCCACATGGACGAATATCTCGGACTCCCCCCGGATGCGCCGGAGCGCTTTGGGGCATGGCTCACGCGTCACTTCTTCTCGCGTGTCGCTTTCGGCGCCGTTCACTTGATCGGACAGGATCCAGATCCGGACCGAGAAGCGGAGCGCTATGCGACCCTTCTTGCAGAAGCTCCGATCGACGTCATATGCCTCGGAATAGGTGTCAACGGTCACCTGGCGTTCAATGACCCGCCGGTCGCCGACCTGCACGACACGAAGCAGGTCAAGATCGTCGAACTCGACGCGATCTGCCGACAGCAGCAAGTCGACGATGGGTGCTTCCCGACCCTCGGGGATGTTCCAACACACGCGATCACGCTGACAATTCCCCGGCTGCTGGATGCTGACCGGCTTTTTTGCGTCGTGCCCGGCGCGTCCAAACGCACCGCCGTTGAGCGATCCTTGTACGGCCCGATCGGACCCGCCTGCCCGGCGAGTGCTCTCCGCATGCATCCGCGATGTGCGCTGTATCTCGACCAGGATTCCACGCCGCCACAGCTCTCGCTGCAAACACCGGCGCGCGCATGACGGATATGGCAACGCGCGTCTCGGGCCGCGACCCGGAAACCGGACAGCCTCGCACCGTCGTCATTCAGGACGGTCGAATTTCAGACATCCTTCCCGGCGGACCGGATGATGGGCTATGGCTATCGCTCGGCCTGTTCGATCTGCAATTGAATGGCTTTGGGGGCCACGATCTCAATGCCCGCCCCGATCCCGAGACCGTCCGCGATCTGGCCACGGCCGTCCACGAGAGCGGCGTGTCGCGTTTTGCGCCCACGCTCATCACGGCATCGCACGCTGCGATCATCGATGCGTTGCAAGCTATTTCGCAGGCGCGCGATAGCGATCCGCTTGTCAGGCACGCGATACCGTTCGTCCATATTGAAGGGCCGCATATTGCGCCGGAGGACGGTGCGCGCGGTGCGCATCCGGCCGAGCATGTCAGACCGCCGAGTCTCAGTGAGTTCGACGCGTGGCAGGCCGCCAGTGGAAACCTCGTTGGCCTCGTGACGATGTCGCCGCACTGGCCGGAAACCAGCGCGTATGTGCATG
This region of Bradyrhizobium sp. CCGUVB1N3 genomic DNA includes:
- a CDS encoding glucosamine-6-phosphate deaminase, giving the protein MSMTASVTPGISTFKSRDAMGRAAAADILVAVRDRLTRQSTVRMIFAAAPSQMELLDALAGERNIDWRRVTAFHMDEYLGLPPDAPERFGAWLTRHFFSRVAFGAVHLIGQDPDPDREAERYATLLAEAPIDVICLGIGVNGHLAFNDPPVADLHDTKQVKIVELDAICRQQQVDDGCFPTLGDVPTHAITLTIPRLLDADRLFCVVPGASKRTAVERSLYGPIGPACPASALRMHPRCALYLDQDSTPPQLSLQTPARA
- a CDS encoding LacI family DNA-binding transcriptional regulator codes for the protein MKRDPDSGGEGRPSVVPTISQVAKVSGVSRATVSRAFSRPEMLTEETVRRVKEVADKLGYVPNQVARALSTGRHGNVALIVSDVANPFFPPLIRAAQLRADQAGLCVFLGNSDEDPAREELLVGRFIGQVEGLVLASSRLDEVHIRRHATRRPLVLINRDIEGITRVLIDTAPGVAAAIAHLAELGHRQIAYVSGPTTSWSNQQRRNAVRREAAKRGLKVIAVPARPPSYDTGRLAATQIVASGVTAAIAFDDLVAQGLLAGLAALDVSVPQSFSVVGCDDVLGETTYPSLTTVSARCADAGDVAVGLLLSQMSGGGSGEIRHKLNSHLVIRASTGPAPVKRRSR